A genome region from Brassica oleracea var. oleracea cultivar TO1000 chromosome C2, BOL, whole genome shotgun sequence includes the following:
- the LOC106322705 gene encoding uncharacterized protein LOC106322705 isoform X2, producing the protein MCFSCQVFAVENGEARPLWEQLAGHVKVLVSGQLGYADWTVFEGVIADSLEAKEAISSLMQEPFRSVPLIWIVHEDILANRLPVYQKMGQNSLISHWRSAFARASAVVFPQFTLPMLHSVLDDGNFVVIPESVVDVWAAERYSETHAKQTLRESNGFGEDDLIIVVLGSSLFYDDFSWDNAVAVHMLGPLLTRYGRRKETGGPFKFIFLFGNSTNAVQEVASRLGLTQDTVQHFGLNEDVNRVLLVADVLVYASYQEEQSFPSLVVRAMSFGIPIVTPDFPIMKKYAFSPLISDGSLSKFAQTVASSGRLLIKNMMATECITGYARLLENVLHFPSDTFLPGSVSQLQVAEWEWSLFRRVIEEAESLLHDSAYGSIVFQVEEKFTSVVESKNTVDNDTIVLSDELPSKLDWDVLEEIEGAEEYEKLESEELEDRSERDVEDWEEIYRNARKSEKLKFEVNERDEGELERTGQPLCVYEIYNGAGAWPFLHHGSLYRGLSLSSKDRRLSSDDVDAADRLPLLNDTYYRDILCEIGGMFSVANKVDSIHMRPWIGFQPWRSAGTKVSLSSKAEESLENIIQKDTKGEIVYFWTRLDIDGDALGSKNALTFWSMCDILNRGNCRTTFEEAFRHMYGLPEHIEALPPMPEDGHHWSSLHNWVMPTPSFLEFVMFSRMFSESLDALHNDSTSCSLASSQLERKHCYCRVLELLVNVWAYHSGRKMVYINPRDGSLEEQHPLPQRKGFMWANYFNFALLKSMDEDLAEAADDNDHPRERWLWPLTGEVHWKGVYEREREERYRLKMDKKRKTKEKLYDRIKNGYKQKSLGG; encoded by the exons ATGTGTTTCAG CTGTCAGGTTTTTGCCGTAGAGAATGGTGAAGCACGTCCATTGTGGGAACAGTTAGCTGGCCACGTTAAAGTTTTGGTTTCAGGGCAGCTGGGGTACGCTGATTGGACAGT CTTTGAAGGTGTTATTGCTGATTCGCTTGAAGCGAAAGAAGCCATTTCAAG TCTCATGCAGGAGCCGTTTCGTTCAGTACCACTTATATGGATAGTTCATGAAGATATTCTTGCAAATCGGTTGCCTGTTTACCAAAAGATGGGCCAAAATTCTCTAATCTCCCACTGGAGAAGTGCTTTTGCGAGAGCAAGTGCAGTTGTCTTTCCACAGTTTACTCTGCCG ATGTTGCACAGCGTTCTTGATGATGGGAACTTCGTTGTGATTCCGGAATCAGTAGTAGATGTTTGGGCTGCTGAAAGGTACAGTGAAACCCACGCAAAGCAAACGCTGAGGGAGAGTAACGGTTTTGGCGAAGATGACCTGATCATCGTGGTGCTTGGGAGCTCCCTCTTTTATGATGATTTTTCTTGGGATAACGCCGTGGCAGTGCACATGCTGGGACCACTTTTAACACGATATGGGAGGAGAAAAGAGACCGGTGGTCCCTTTAAGTTTATATTTCTATTTGGCAATTCTACCAATGCTGTACAG GAGGTTGCATCGAGGCTTGGGCTGACCCAAGACACTGTTCAGCATTTTGGTCTGAATGAGGATGTGAATAGAGTTCTACTGGTGGCTGATGTTCTTGTTTATGCCTCTTACCAAGAGGAACAAAGTTTTCCCTCATTGGTTGTGCGAGCTATGAGCTTTGGCATCCCTATTGTAACACCTGACTTTCCCATCATGAAAAAATAT GCATTCTCACCCTTGATATCAGATGGAAGTCTCTCTAAATTTGCTCAAACGGTTGCTTCTTCAGGAAGACTTTTAATTAAGAACATGATGGCGACAGAGTGCATAACTGGTTACGCTAGGCTTTTGGAGAACGTACTCCATTTTCCGTCTGATACTTTCTTGCCAGGTTCTGTTTCTCAACTTCAAGTGGCCGAGTGGGAGTGGAGTCTGTTCAGGAGAGTAATAGAGGAGGCAGAAAGCTTACTCCATGACTCTGCTTATGGATCCATTGTTTTCCAAGTGGAAGAAAAGTTCACGAGTGTTGTTGAGTCAAAAAACACTGTTGACAACGATACCATAGTTCTTTCGGATGAGCTTCCTTCCAAATTAGACTGGGATGTCCTTGAAGAGATCGAGGGAGCTGAAGAGTACGAGAAACTAGAATCTGAGGAG CTGGAGGACAGAAGCGAAAGAGATGTTGAAGACTGGGAAGAGATATACCGTAACGCTCGCAAATCCGAGAAGCTAAAATTCGAGGTGAACGAGCGGGACGAAGGAGAGCTAGAACGAACTGGTCAGCCTCTATGTGTATATGAGATTTACAATGGAGCTGGTGCTTGGCCCTTTCTGCATCATGGATCTCTGTACCGTGGTTTGAGCCTG TCCAGCAAAGACCGAAGGCTAAGCTCGGACGATGTAGATGCAGCAGACAGGTTACCTCTACTGAACGATACTTATTATCGAGATATTCTCTGTGAAATTGGAGGAATGTTTTCAGTTGCGAATAAAGTGGATAGCATTCACATGAGACCTTGGATTGGGTTTCAGCCATGGCGTTCTGCTGGTACGAAG GTCTCGTTATCGTCTAAAGCTGAAGAGTCCCTGGAAAACATTATACAAAAGGATACCAAGGGGGAGATTGTTTACTTCTGGACAAGATTAGACATTGATGGTGACGCACTTGGAAGTAAAAATGCGCTTACGTTCTGGTCTATGTGTGATATCCTTAACCGAGGAAATTGCAG GACTACGTTCGAAGAGGCGTTCCGGCATATGTATGGGTTACCAGAACACATTGAAGCGCTTCCTCCCATGCCTGAAGATGGTCATCACTGGTCTTCTCTCCACAACTGGGTGATGCCAACTCCATCTTTCCTCGAGTTTGTCATGTTCTCAAG GATGTTCTCGGAGTCTCTTGATGCACTGCACAACGACTCCACAAGTTGCTCACTGGCTTCATCACAGCTCGAG AGAAAGCATTGTTACTGCCGGGTTCTGGAACTGTTGGTTAACGTCTGGGCGTATCACAGCGGAAGAAAGATGGTTTACATAAACCCGAGAGACGGTTCACTCGAGGAACAACATCCTTTGCCGCAACGGAAAGGTTTCATGTGGGCTAATTACTTTAACTTCGCTTTGTTGAAAAGCATGGACGAGGACTTGGCAGAAGCAGCGGATGATAACGACCATCCAAGGGAAAGGTGGCTGTGGCCACTAACGGGAGAAGTGCATTGGAAAGGCGTTTACGAGAGAGAACGTGAAGAAAGATATCGTTTGAAAATGGACAAGAAACGTAAAACTAAGGAGAAACTTTATGATAGGATAAAAAATGGTTACAAGCAGAAATCACTTGGAGGATGA
- the LOC106322705 gene encoding uncharacterized protein LOC106322705 isoform X3 has product MGRNSLSLEIHHDNNGAGNHNNNVSVRDRLRLKRNPTDMRDRSRSSLRSTRPPHHHVPPRSLNRKGFLLSLLKPRGTCLLYSLVAFAVCAFVASSLLLQSSITRQGSAKGGSVGRRIGLGSALKYVPGRVAKKLIEGEGIHSLRSEVRIGVRPPRLALILGNMRKDPRTLVLITVVKNLQKLGYVFQVFAVENGEARPLWEQLAGHVKVLVSGQLGYADWTVFEGVIADSLEAKEAISSLMQEPFRSVPLIWIVHEDILANRLPVYQKMGQNSLISHWRSAFARASAVVFPQFTLPMLHSVLDDGNFVVIPESVVDVWAAERYSETHAKQTLRESNGFGEDDLIIVVLGSSLFYDDFSWDNAVAVHMLGPLLTRYGRRKETGGPFKFIFLFGNSTNAVQEVASRLGLTQDTVQHFGLNEDVNRVLLVADVLVYASYQEEQSFPSLVVRAMSFGIPIVTPDFPIMKKYVSTPEVYAFFFRRNDPDTLLKAFSPLISDGSLSKFAQTVASSGRLLIKNMMATECITGYARLLENVLHFPSDTFLPGSVSQLQVAEWEWSLFRRVIEEAESLLHDSAYGSIVFQVEEKFTSVVESKNTVDNDTIVLSDELPSKLDWDVLEEIEGAEEYEKLESEELEDRSERDVEDWEEIYRNARKSEKLKFEVNERDEGELERTGQPLCVYEIYNGAGAWPFLHHGSLYRGLSLSSKDRRLSSDDVDAADRLPLLNDTYYRDILCEIGGMFSVANKVDSIHMRPWIGFQPWRSAGTKVSLSSKAEESLENIIQKDTKGEIVYFWTRLDIDGDALGSKNALTFWSMCDILNRGNCRTTFEEAFRHMYGLPEHIEALPPMPEDGHHWSSLHNWVMPTPSFLEFVMFSRMFSESLDALHNDSTSCSLASSQLERKHCYCRVLELLVNVWAYHSGRKMVYINPRDGSLEEQHPLPQRKGFMWANYFNFALLKSMDEDLAEAADDNDHPRERWLWPLTGEVHWKGVYEREREERYRLKMDKKRKTKEKLYDRIKNGYKQKSLGG; this is encoded by the exons ATGGGGAGAAACTCTCTTTCTCTCGAGATCCATCATGACAATAACGGCGCGGGGAATCACAACAACAACGTCTCCGTGCGAGACCGTCTCCGTCTCAAGAGGAATCCAACCGACATGCGAGATCGATCTCGGTCCTCCCTGCGTAGTACCAGGCCTCCTCACCACCACGTTCCCCCACGATCGCTGAACCGCAAGGGCTTCCTCCTCTCGCTGCTCAAGCCGCGCGGCACGTGTTTGCTCTACTCTCTCGTCGCGTTCGCGGTTTGCGCCTTCGTAGCGTCCTCGCTGCTGCTTCAGAGTTCGATTACGCGGCAAGGGAGTGCGAAGGGAGGGAGCGTGGGAAGGCGGATTGGATTGGGGAGTGCGTTGAAGTATGTCCCTGGAAGAGTTGCGAAGAAGTTGATCGAAGGAGAAGGGATTCATTCCTTGCGGTCGGAGGTTCGAATAGGCGTTCGTCCCCCGAGGCTTGCTCTC ATACTAGGGAATATGAGGAAAGATCCCCGGACACTAGTGTTGATCACGGTGGTGAAGAATCTTCAAAAACTGGGTTATGTGTTTCAG GTTTTTGCCGTAGAGAATGGTGAAGCACGTCCATTGTGGGAACAGTTAGCTGGCCACGTTAAAGTTTTGGTTTCAGGGCAGCTGGGGTACGCTGATTGGACAGT CTTTGAAGGTGTTATTGCTGATTCGCTTGAAGCGAAAGAAGCCATTTCAAG TCTCATGCAGGAGCCGTTTCGTTCAGTACCACTTATATGGATAGTTCATGAAGATATTCTTGCAAATCGGTTGCCTGTTTACCAAAAGATGGGCCAAAATTCTCTAATCTCCCACTGGAGAAGTGCTTTTGCGAGAGCAAGTGCAGTTGTCTTTCCACAGTTTACTCTGCCG ATGTTGCACAGCGTTCTTGATGATGGGAACTTCGTTGTGATTCCGGAATCAGTAGTAGATGTTTGGGCTGCTGAAAGGTACAGTGAAACCCACGCAAAGCAAACGCTGAGGGAGAGTAACGGTTTTGGCGAAGATGACCTGATCATCGTGGTGCTTGGGAGCTCCCTCTTTTATGATGATTTTTCTTGGGATAACGCCGTGGCAGTGCACATGCTGGGACCACTTTTAACACGATATGGGAGGAGAAAAGAGACCGGTGGTCCCTTTAAGTTTATATTTCTATTTGGCAATTCTACCAATGCTGTACAG GAGGTTGCATCGAGGCTTGGGCTGACCCAAGACACTGTTCAGCATTTTGGTCTGAATGAGGATGTGAATAGAGTTCTACTGGTGGCTGATGTTCTTGTTTATGCCTCTTACCAAGAGGAACAAAGTTTTCCCTCATTGGTTGTGCGAGCTATGAGCTTTGGCATCCCTATTGTAACACCTGACTTTCCCATCATGAAAAAATATGTGAGTACACCTGAAGTTTATG CCTTTTTTTTCCGAAGAAACGACCCTGATACACTGTTAAAGGCATTCTCACCCTTGATATCAGATGGAAGTCTCTCTAAATTTGCTCAAACGGTTGCTTCTTCAGGAAGACTTTTAATTAAGAACATGATGGCGACAGAGTGCATAACTGGTTACGCTAGGCTTTTGGAGAACGTACTCCATTTTCCGTCTGATACTTTCTTGCCAGGTTCTGTTTCTCAACTTCAAGTGGCCGAGTGGGAGTGGAGTCTGTTCAGGAGAGTAATAGAGGAGGCAGAAAGCTTACTCCATGACTCTGCTTATGGATCCATTGTTTTCCAAGTGGAAGAAAAGTTCACGAGTGTTGTTGAGTCAAAAAACACTGTTGACAACGATACCATAGTTCTTTCGGATGAGCTTCCTTCCAAATTAGACTGGGATGTCCTTGAAGAGATCGAGGGAGCTGAAGAGTACGAGAAACTAGAATCTGAGGAG CTGGAGGACAGAAGCGAAAGAGATGTTGAAGACTGGGAAGAGATATACCGTAACGCTCGCAAATCCGAGAAGCTAAAATTCGAGGTGAACGAGCGGGACGAAGGAGAGCTAGAACGAACTGGTCAGCCTCTATGTGTATATGAGATTTACAATGGAGCTGGTGCTTGGCCCTTTCTGCATCATGGATCTCTGTACCGTGGTTTGAGCCTG TCCAGCAAAGACCGAAGGCTAAGCTCGGACGATGTAGATGCAGCAGACAGGTTACCTCTACTGAACGATACTTATTATCGAGATATTCTCTGTGAAATTGGAGGAATGTTTTCAGTTGCGAATAAAGTGGATAGCATTCACATGAGACCTTGGATTGGGTTTCAGCCATGGCGTTCTGCTGGTACGAAG GTCTCGTTATCGTCTAAAGCTGAAGAGTCCCTGGAAAACATTATACAAAAGGATACCAAGGGGGAGATTGTTTACTTCTGGACAAGATTAGACATTGATGGTGACGCACTTGGAAGTAAAAATGCGCTTACGTTCTGGTCTATGTGTGATATCCTTAACCGAGGAAATTGCAG GACTACGTTCGAAGAGGCGTTCCGGCATATGTATGGGTTACCAGAACACATTGAAGCGCTTCCTCCCATGCCTGAAGATGGTCATCACTGGTCTTCTCTCCACAACTGGGTGATGCCAACTCCATCTTTCCTCGAGTTTGTCATGTTCTCAAG GATGTTCTCGGAGTCTCTTGATGCACTGCACAACGACTCCACAAGTTGCTCACTGGCTTCATCACAGCTCGAG AGAAAGCATTGTTACTGCCGGGTTCTGGAACTGTTGGTTAACGTCTGGGCGTATCACAGCGGAAGAAAGATGGTTTACATAAACCCGAGAGACGGTTCACTCGAGGAACAACATCCTTTGCCGCAACGGAAAGGTTTCATGTGGGCTAATTACTTTAACTTCGCTTTGTTGAAAAGCATGGACGAGGACTTGGCAGAAGCAGCGGATGATAACGACCATCCAAGGGAAAGGTGGCTGTGGCCACTAACGGGAGAAGTGCATTGGAAAGGCGTTTACGAGAGAGAACGTGAAGAAAGATATCGTTTGAAAATGGACAAGAAACGTAAAACTAAGGAGAAACTTTATGATAGGATAAAAAATGGTTACAAGCAGAAATCACTTGGAGGATGA
- the LOC106322705 gene encoding uncharacterized protein LOC106322705 isoform X1 — protein sequence MGRNSLSLEIHHDNNGAGNHNNNVSVRDRLRLKRNPTDMRDRSRSSLRSTRPPHHHVPPRSLNRKGFLLSLLKPRGTCLLYSLVAFAVCAFVASSLLLQSSITRQGSAKGGSVGRRIGLGSALKYVPGRVAKKLIEGEGIHSLRSEVRIGVRPPRLALILGNMRKDPRTLVLITVVKNLQKLGYVFQVFAVENGEARPLWEQLAGHVKVLVSGQLGYADWTVFEGVIADSLEAKEAISSLMQEPFRSVPLIWIVHEDILANRLPVYQKMGQNSLISHWRSAFARASAVVFPQFTLPMLHSVLDDGNFVVIPESVVDVWAAERYSETHAKQTLRESNGFGEDDLIIVVLGSSLFYDDFSWDNAVAVHMLGPLLTRYGRRKETGGPFKFIFLFGNSTNAVQEVASRLGLTQDTVQHFGLNEDVNRVLLVADVLVYASYQEEQSFPSLVVRAMSFGIPIVTPDFPIMKKYAFSPLISDGSLSKFAQTVASSGRLLIKNMMATECITGYARLLENVLHFPSDTFLPGSVSQLQVAEWEWSLFRRVIEEAESLLHDSAYGSIVFQVEEKFTSVVESKNTVDNDTIVLSDELPSKLDWDVLEEIEGAEEYEKLESEELEDRSERDVEDWEEIYRNARKSEKLKFEVNERDEGELERTGQPLCVYEIYNGAGAWPFLHHGSLYRGLSLSSKDRRLSSDDVDAADRLPLLNDTYYRDILCEIGGMFSVANKVDSIHMRPWIGFQPWRSAGTKVSLSSKAEESLENIIQKDTKGEIVYFWTRLDIDGDALGSKNALTFWSMCDILNRGNCRTTFEEAFRHMYGLPEHIEALPPMPEDGHHWSSLHNWVMPTPSFLEFVMFSRMFSESLDALHNDSTSCSLASSQLERKHCYCRVLELLVNVWAYHSGRKMVYINPRDGSLEEQHPLPQRKGFMWANYFNFALLKSMDEDLAEAADDNDHPRERWLWPLTGEVHWKGVYEREREERYRLKMDKKRKTKEKLYDRIKNGYKQKSLGG from the exons ATGGGGAGAAACTCTCTTTCTCTCGAGATCCATCATGACAATAACGGCGCGGGGAATCACAACAACAACGTCTCCGTGCGAGACCGTCTCCGTCTCAAGAGGAATCCAACCGACATGCGAGATCGATCTCGGTCCTCCCTGCGTAGTACCAGGCCTCCTCACCACCACGTTCCCCCACGATCGCTGAACCGCAAGGGCTTCCTCCTCTCGCTGCTCAAGCCGCGCGGCACGTGTTTGCTCTACTCTCTCGTCGCGTTCGCGGTTTGCGCCTTCGTAGCGTCCTCGCTGCTGCTTCAGAGTTCGATTACGCGGCAAGGGAGTGCGAAGGGAGGGAGCGTGGGAAGGCGGATTGGATTGGGGAGTGCGTTGAAGTATGTCCCTGGAAGAGTTGCGAAGAAGTTGATCGAAGGAGAAGGGATTCATTCCTTGCGGTCGGAGGTTCGAATAGGCGTTCGTCCCCCGAGGCTTGCTCTC ATACTAGGGAATATGAGGAAAGATCCCCGGACACTAGTGTTGATCACGGTGGTGAAGAATCTTCAAAAACTGGGTTATGTGTTTCAG GTTTTTGCCGTAGAGAATGGTGAAGCACGTCCATTGTGGGAACAGTTAGCTGGCCACGTTAAAGTTTTGGTTTCAGGGCAGCTGGGGTACGCTGATTGGACAGT CTTTGAAGGTGTTATTGCTGATTCGCTTGAAGCGAAAGAAGCCATTTCAAG TCTCATGCAGGAGCCGTTTCGTTCAGTACCACTTATATGGATAGTTCATGAAGATATTCTTGCAAATCGGTTGCCTGTTTACCAAAAGATGGGCCAAAATTCTCTAATCTCCCACTGGAGAAGTGCTTTTGCGAGAGCAAGTGCAGTTGTCTTTCCACAGTTTACTCTGCCG ATGTTGCACAGCGTTCTTGATGATGGGAACTTCGTTGTGATTCCGGAATCAGTAGTAGATGTTTGGGCTGCTGAAAGGTACAGTGAAACCCACGCAAAGCAAACGCTGAGGGAGAGTAACGGTTTTGGCGAAGATGACCTGATCATCGTGGTGCTTGGGAGCTCCCTCTTTTATGATGATTTTTCTTGGGATAACGCCGTGGCAGTGCACATGCTGGGACCACTTTTAACACGATATGGGAGGAGAAAAGAGACCGGTGGTCCCTTTAAGTTTATATTTCTATTTGGCAATTCTACCAATGCTGTACAG GAGGTTGCATCGAGGCTTGGGCTGACCCAAGACACTGTTCAGCATTTTGGTCTGAATGAGGATGTGAATAGAGTTCTACTGGTGGCTGATGTTCTTGTTTATGCCTCTTACCAAGAGGAACAAAGTTTTCCCTCATTGGTTGTGCGAGCTATGAGCTTTGGCATCCCTATTGTAACACCTGACTTTCCCATCATGAAAAAATAT GCATTCTCACCCTTGATATCAGATGGAAGTCTCTCTAAATTTGCTCAAACGGTTGCTTCTTCAGGAAGACTTTTAATTAAGAACATGATGGCGACAGAGTGCATAACTGGTTACGCTAGGCTTTTGGAGAACGTACTCCATTTTCCGTCTGATACTTTCTTGCCAGGTTCTGTTTCTCAACTTCAAGTGGCCGAGTGGGAGTGGAGTCTGTTCAGGAGAGTAATAGAGGAGGCAGAAAGCTTACTCCATGACTCTGCTTATGGATCCATTGTTTTCCAAGTGGAAGAAAAGTTCACGAGTGTTGTTGAGTCAAAAAACACTGTTGACAACGATACCATAGTTCTTTCGGATGAGCTTCCTTCCAAATTAGACTGGGATGTCCTTGAAGAGATCGAGGGAGCTGAAGAGTACGAGAAACTAGAATCTGAGGAG CTGGAGGACAGAAGCGAAAGAGATGTTGAAGACTGGGAAGAGATATACCGTAACGCTCGCAAATCCGAGAAGCTAAAATTCGAGGTGAACGAGCGGGACGAAGGAGAGCTAGAACGAACTGGTCAGCCTCTATGTGTATATGAGATTTACAATGGAGCTGGTGCTTGGCCCTTTCTGCATCATGGATCTCTGTACCGTGGTTTGAGCCTG TCCAGCAAAGACCGAAGGCTAAGCTCGGACGATGTAGATGCAGCAGACAGGTTACCTCTACTGAACGATACTTATTATCGAGATATTCTCTGTGAAATTGGAGGAATGTTTTCAGTTGCGAATAAAGTGGATAGCATTCACATGAGACCTTGGATTGGGTTTCAGCCATGGCGTTCTGCTGGTACGAAG GTCTCGTTATCGTCTAAAGCTGAAGAGTCCCTGGAAAACATTATACAAAAGGATACCAAGGGGGAGATTGTTTACTTCTGGACAAGATTAGACATTGATGGTGACGCACTTGGAAGTAAAAATGCGCTTACGTTCTGGTCTATGTGTGATATCCTTAACCGAGGAAATTGCAG GACTACGTTCGAAGAGGCGTTCCGGCATATGTATGGGTTACCAGAACACATTGAAGCGCTTCCTCCCATGCCTGAAGATGGTCATCACTGGTCTTCTCTCCACAACTGGGTGATGCCAACTCCATCTTTCCTCGAGTTTGTCATGTTCTCAAG GATGTTCTCGGAGTCTCTTGATGCACTGCACAACGACTCCACAAGTTGCTCACTGGCTTCATCACAGCTCGAG AGAAAGCATTGTTACTGCCGGGTTCTGGAACTGTTGGTTAACGTCTGGGCGTATCACAGCGGAAGAAAGATGGTTTACATAAACCCGAGAGACGGTTCACTCGAGGAACAACATCCTTTGCCGCAACGGAAAGGTTTCATGTGGGCTAATTACTTTAACTTCGCTTTGTTGAAAAGCATGGACGAGGACTTGGCAGAAGCAGCGGATGATAACGACCATCCAAGGGAAAGGTGGCTGTGGCCACTAACGGGAGAAGTGCATTGGAAAGGCGTTTACGAGAGAGAACGTGAAGAAAGATATCGTTTGAAAATGGACAAGAAACGTAAAACTAAGGAGAAACTTTATGATAGGATAAAAAATGGTTACAAGCAGAAATCACTTGGAGGATGA